One window of the Melanotaenia boesemani isolate fMelBoe1 chromosome 14, fMelBoe1.pri, whole genome shotgun sequence genome contains the following:
- the LOC121653743 gene encoding proline-rich extensin-like protein EPR1: MLLKGADELESAEEEEEPILASVSCMLPWSLPPFKLPQHATSTCHLYTPPLHATPNNPPLHTTPTRHLYTPPLHTTPTRHPFTPPQHATPSRHLYTPPLHATPNTPPLHTTPTRHLYTPPLHTTPTRHPFTPPQHATPSRHLYTPPLHATPNTPPLHATPSHHPNTPPLHATPSRHPNAPPLHATPSRYPFTPPQHATSTRHPFTPPLHATPSRHLYTPPLHATPNTPPRHTTPTRHLYTPPLHTTPTRHPFTPPQHATPSRDLYTPPLHATPNTPPLHATPSHHPFTPPLHATPSHHPNTPPLHATPSRHPNTPPLHATPSRHPFTPPQHATSTRHPFTPPLHATPSRHLYTPPLHATPNTPPRHTTPTRHLYTPPLHTTPTRHPFTPPQHATPSRDLYTPPLHATPNTPPLHTTSTRHHFTQPLHATPSSHPNTSPLHTTSTHHPNTPPLHATPSSHPNTPPLHATPSRHPNTPPLHVTPNTPPLHATPSHHPNTPPLHATPSSHPNTPPLHANLHTTSTRHPFTPPLHATPTLHLYMSPQTPHPFTPPLQATPTRHLYTPPLHTTSTRHPNMPPLHATPTRHPFKPPQHSRVSLTMK, from the exons ATGCTCCTTAAAGGGGCTGATGAACTGGAATCagctgaagaggaagaggagccaATCCTGGCTAGCGTCAGCTGCATGTTGCCCTGG tctttgCCACCCTTCAAGCTACCCCAGCACGCCACCTCTACATGCCACCTCTACACGCCACCTCTACATGCCACCCCAAACAACCCACCCCTTCACACCACCCCAACACGCCACCTCTACACGCCACCCCTTCACACCACCCCAACACGCCACCCCTTCACGCCACCCCAACACGCCACCCCTTCACGCCACCTCTACACGCCACCTCTACATGCCACCCCAAACACCCCACCCCTTCACACCACCCCAACACGCCACCTCTACACGCCACCCCTTCACACCACCCCAACACGCCACCCCTTCACGCCACCCCAACACGCCACCCCTTCACGCCACCTCTACACGCCACCTCTACATGCCACCCCAAACACCCCACCCCTTCATGCCACCCCTTCACACCACCCCAACACGCCACCTCTACACGCCACCCCTTCACGCCACCCCAACGCGCCACCTCTACACGCCACCCCTTCACGCTACCCCTTCACACCACCCCAACACGCCACCTCTACACGCCACCCCTTCACGCCACCTCTACATGCCACCCCTTCACGCCACCTCTACACGCCACCTCTGCATGCCACCCCAAACACCCCACCCCGTCACACCACCCCAACACGCCACCTCTACACGCCACCCCTTCACACCACCCCAACACGCCACCCCTTCACACCACCCCAACACGCCACCCCTTCACGCGACCTCTACACGCCACCTCTACATGCCACCCCAAACACCCCACCCCTTCACGCCACCCCTTCACACCACCCCTTCACGCCACCTCTACACGCCACCCCTTCACACCACCCCAACACGCCACCTCTACACGCCACCCCTTCACGCCACCCCAACACGCCACCTCTACACGCCACCCCTTCACGCCACCCCTTCACACCACCCCAACACGCCACCTCTACACGCCACCCCTTCACGCCACCTCTACATGCCACCCCTTCACGCCACCTCTACACGCCACCTCTGCATGCCACCCCAAACACCCCACCCCGTCACACCACCCCAACACGCCACCTCTACACGCCACCCCTTCACACCACCCCAACACGCCACCCCTTCACACCACCCCAACACGCCACCCCTTCACGCGACCTCTACACGCCACCTCTACATGCCACCCCAAACACCCCACCCCTTCACACCACCTCTACACGCCACCACTTCACACAACCTCTACACGCCACCCCTTCAAGCCACCCCAACACGTCACCCCTTCACACCACCTCTACACACCACCCCAACACGCCACCTCTACACGCCACCCCTTCAAGCCACCCCAACACGCCACCTCTACACGCCACCCCTTCACGCCACCCCAACACTCCACCTCTACATGTCACCCCAAACACCCCACCCCTTCATGCCACCCCTTCACACCACCCCAACACGCCACCTCTACACGCCACCCCTTCAAGCCACCCTAACACGCCACCTCTACACGCCAACCTTCACACCACCTCTACACGCCACCCCTTCACGCCACCTCTACATGCCACCCCAACACTCCACCTCTACATGTCACCCCAAACACCCCACCCCTTCACGCCACCCCTTCAAGCCACCCCAACACGCCACCTCTACACGCCACCCCTTCACACCACCTCTACACGCCACCCCAACATGCCACCTCTACACGCCACCCCAACACGCCACCCCTTCAAGCCACCCCAACACTCCAGAGTGTCGCTCACAATGAAGTAA